The Bernardetia sp. genome has a window encoding:
- the greA gene encoding transcription elongation factor GreA, with amino-acid sequence MANISYFTKEKYDELQKELLHLKTKGRADIAAEISEARDKGDLRENAEYDAAKDAQGMLEMKIAKLETTISNARIIDESQIDTSKVSILSKVKIRNAANKKLVLQYTIVAEEEADLKKNKISVLSPIGKGLLGKKVGEVAEIDAPRGKMQFEILEITR; translated from the coding sequence ATGGCAAATATATCATATTTTACAAAAGAGAAATACGACGAATTACAGAAAGAGCTTCTGCACCTCAAAACAAAAGGAAGAGCAGATATTGCAGCAGAAATTTCAGAAGCTAGAGATAAAGGCGATTTGAGAGAGAATGCAGAATACGATGCAGCAAAAGATGCACAAGGAATGCTAGAAATGAAGATAGCAAAGCTAGAAACGACTATCAGCAATGCTCGTATTATAGACGAATCTCAAATCGATACTTCAAAAGTTTCTATTCTTTCAAAAGTTAAGATTAGAAATGCAGCTAATAAAAAGTTGGTATTGCAATATACGATTGTAGCTGAAGAAGAAGCTGATTTGAAGAAAAATAAAATTTCTGTGCTTTCTCCTATCGGAAAAGGATTATTAGGTAAGAAAGTAGGTGAAGTGGCTGAAATAGATGCACCAAGAGGGAAAATGCAATTTGAAATTTTAGAAATAACAAGATAA